Proteins from a single region of Coleofasciculus sp. FACHB-T130:
- a CDS encoding helix-turn-helix transcriptional regulator, translated as MTKDQQQQEYDRESPLKRRREELGLTQRDVALALGKTVQTVSNWETGLYEPKLTPRDLKALCRLLKWTLEELPDYFGSPQLQ; from the coding sequence ATGACCAAAGACCAACAACAGCAAGAATACGATCGGGAGTCTCCCCTGAAGCGGCGGAGAGAAGAATTAGGCTTAACGCAGAGAGACGTTGCATTAGCTCTGGGGAAGACTGTCCAGACAGTTAGTAATTGGGAGACAGGGCTTTATGAACCAAAGCTTACTCCCCGCGATTTGAAAGCACTTTGTCGGCTGCTGAAATGGACTTTGGAAGAACTGCCCGATTACTTCGGTTCACCGCAACTACAGTAG
- a CDS encoding efflux RND transporter permease subunit has translation MNISGWSIRKPVPTLVLFLILTVVGWFSFTGLGIDINPNIDLPTVSITVTQAGAGPAELESQVTKPIEDAVAGLGNIDQLNSTVNDGVSTTVVNFVLGTDSDRATNDVRNAVAQIRQSLPADINEPIVQRLEFSGGPIMNYAVISKQKSVEELSNLVDETISRALLSVEGVAQIKRVGGVDREIRVNLDPDRLKALGLTATQVNDQIRALNVNLPGGRAELGGSEQSIRTLGSAPNVQALQNYEIILPNGGSVPLSSLGEIRDGSADPRQAALLNNQPVVSFSVLRSTGSTLVTVEEGVRQKVEELQKTLGTDVQLKLIFTRADFIRESYEGTIDDLIQASGLAVLTIMIFLRNWRATLITAVALPLSMLPTFAVQYLLGYTLNNMTLLALALAVGNLVDDAVVEIENMDRHMDMGKTPFQAALDSSAEVGLAVLASAATIIAVFLPVAFMGGIPGQFFQPFGVTVAVSTIFSTLVARTITPMMGAYLLKPKKTSPANHAPGNGNGNGANSRKKNRFQPYRFVLKWALRHRLTTMAIALAFFLGSLALVPFIPKGLFDNGDIGFSEVAVQLPPGSTLEDTKKVVQQTTQLIQQSPAVDSVLATTEVNTANLFVNLKPKEQREDLPQKEFEKQMRQAFSQVPGARISFQSQGAGGTSKDLSIVLKSENPEALNLAADALEKEMRSVPGLVEATSTASLVKPEILIIPDAARAADLGVTVQAIARTASLATIGDNEANLAKFNLPDRQIPIRVQINPDARQDIDTLKNLQVPSQNGNLVPLLSVADIRFGSGPAQIDRFNRARQVSVQANLQGLALGDAVQAVQQLPALKNLPPGVVQESAGDAEIMQEIFGRFGSAIGLAIMCIYAILVLLYNNFLHPLTIMVALPLSLGGALLGLMIAQEALGLYALIGIVLLMGIVTKNSILLVDYTLINQEEGKSQYQALIAAGMDRLRPILMTSLATIAGTIPLALGIGAGAEVRAPMGIALMGGFTTSTLLTLVVVPVLFTYVDNLQRWLVQLPKRGFGRKRGHKNGEVRRTKSQEKRSLPTTPNPEQDKFPVGKK, from the coding sequence ATGAACATTTCCGGCTGGTCAATTCGCAAACCCGTCCCTACCCTGGTCTTATTTTTGATTTTGACCGTGGTAGGTTGGTTTTCTTTTACAGGTTTGGGCATTGATATCAACCCAAATATCGATCTACCAACGGTTTCGATTACCGTCACCCAGGCAGGGGCGGGACCAGCGGAACTGGAATCTCAGGTGACGAAACCGATTGAAGATGCTGTAGCGGGTCTGGGAAATATAGACCAATTAAATTCAACAGTTAACGACGGCGTCTCTACCACCGTCGTTAATTTTGTATTGGGGACAGATAGCGATCGCGCGACGAATGATGTCCGCAATGCGGTCGCCCAAATTCGCCAAAGTTTACCCGCAGACATCAACGAACCGATCGTGCAACGGCTGGAGTTCTCCGGTGGGCCGATTATGAACTACGCCGTCATTTCTAAGCAAAAATCGGTAGAAGAATTAAGTAATCTGGTTGACGAAACGATTAGCCGCGCCCTGCTATCGGTGGAGGGAGTCGCTCAAATCAAGCGGGTTGGCGGTGTTGACCGCGAAATTCGCGTCAATCTCGATCCCGATCGTCTGAAAGCTCTGGGACTTACCGCCACTCAAGTCAACGACCAAATCCGCGCCCTCAACGTCAATTTACCCGGCGGACGAGCAGAGTTAGGCGGGAGCGAACAAAGCATTCGTACCTTAGGCAGTGCGCCGAACGTCCAGGCGTTGCAAAACTATGAAATTATCCTTCCGAATGGGGGTTCGGTACCCTTGTCCAGTCTGGGAGAGATCCGCGATGGTTCTGCCGACCCCCGGCAGGCGGCACTACTGAATAATCAACCCGTCGTGTCTTTTTCCGTCTTGCGTAGCACTGGCAGCACTCTGGTGACGGTGGAAGAAGGGGTACGCCAGAAAGTAGAAGAACTGCAAAAAACTCTGGGGACGGATGTCCAGCTAAAACTCATCTTTACTCGCGCTGACTTTATCCGCGAATCCTACGAAGGCACGATTGATGACTTGATCCAAGCCTCCGGGCTGGCAGTGCTGACGATTATGATCTTTTTGCGGAACTGGCGTGCCACGTTGATTACTGCCGTGGCGCTGCCGTTGTCCATGCTGCCTACCTTTGCCGTGCAATATTTGCTGGGTTACACCCTCAACAACATGACTTTGCTGGCATTGGCGCTGGCGGTGGGGAACTTGGTGGATGATGCCGTTGTTGAAATTGAGAATATGGATCGCCACATGGATATGGGCAAAACGCCCTTCCAAGCGGCTTTGGATTCTTCAGCGGAAGTGGGTTTGGCAGTGCTGGCGAGCGCGGCGACGATTATCGCGGTGTTTTTGCCAGTGGCGTTTATGGGTGGGATTCCGGGACAGTTTTTCCAGCCGTTTGGGGTGACGGTTGCTGTCTCGACAATCTTCTCTACTCTGGTGGCGCGGACGATTACCCCAATGATGGGCGCTTATTTGCTCAAACCTAAGAAAACCTCACCCGCCAATCACGCACCCGGAAATGGGAACGGGAACGGCGCTAACAGCCGGAAAAAAAATCGATTTCAACCGTATCGCTTTGTGCTGAAGTGGGCTTTGCGGCATCGCCTGACAACGATGGCGATCGCTCTGGCATTTTTCCTGGGCAGTTTGGCGCTAGTCCCGTTTATTCCTAAAGGTTTATTTGATAACGGTGACATTGGTTTCTCGGAAGTTGCCGTGCAACTCCCTCCCGGTTCGACGCTGGAAGATACTAAAAAAGTTGTACAGCAGACAACTCAGTTAATTCAGCAAAGCCCAGCCGTTGACAGTGTCTTGGCAACGACGGAAGTTAATACTGCCAATCTTTTTGTCAACCTGAAACCGAAGGAACAACGCGAGGATCTTCCTCAGAAAGAGTTTGAGAAACAAATGCGCCAAGCGTTCTCCCAAGTGCCGGGAGCGCGGATTAGTTTCCAAAGCCAGGGAGCCGGAGGAACGAGCAAGGATTTATCAATTGTCCTCAAAAGTGAAAACCCCGAAGCTTTGAACCTGGCAGCAGATGCTCTGGAAAAGGAGATGAGAAGCGTTCCCGGTTTAGTGGAAGCAACCTCTACTGCCAGTTTGGTGAAACCAGAAATTCTGATTATTCCCGATGCGGCACGAGCAGCAGATTTGGGCGTGACAGTGCAGGCGATCGCGCGTACTGCATCCCTTGCCACCATTGGCGACAATGAAGCGAATCTGGCTAAGTTTAACCTCCCCGATCGGCAAATTCCGATTCGAGTGCAGATAAATCCCGATGCGCGGCAGGATATTGACACGCTCAAAAATCTTCAGGTGCCAAGCCAAAACGGGAATCTGGTTCCCTTACTGTCGGTGGCAGATATCCGCTTTGGCAGCGGTCCGGCGCAAATCGATCGGTTTAATCGCGCTCGTCAGGTGTCGGTACAAGCCAACTTGCAGGGTCTTGCTTTAGGAGATGCGGTGCAAGCGGTGCAACAGCTACCTGCCCTCAAAAATCTGCCTCCCGGAGTCGTGCAGGAATCGGCTGGGGATGCCGAGATTATGCAGGAGATTTTCGGTCGCTTTGGTTCGGCAATCGGACTGGCAATTATGTGTATCTATGCCATCCTGGTGCTGCTATACAACAATTTCCTCCATCCCCTGACAATCATGGTGGCGTTGCCTCTTTCTTTAGGCGGAGCACTGTTGGGTTTAATGATTGCCCAAGAAGCGTTGGGGTTATATGCGCTAATTGGGATTGTGCTGCTGATGGGGATTGTGACGAAAAACTCCATCCTACTGGTGGACTATACCTTGATTAACCAGGAAGAAGGCAAGTCGCAATATCAGGCGCTAATCGCCGCTGGGATGGATCGTCTGCGACCGATTTTGATGACTTCTCTGGCTACGATTGCGGGAACGATTCCCCTTGCCTTGGGAATCGGTGCGGGGGCTGAAGTCCGCGCTCCAATGGGAATCGCGCTGATGGGCGGCTTCACAACTTCCACGCTGCTAACGCTGGTGGTAGTGCCGGTGCTATTCACCTATGTGGACAACTTGCAGCGCTGGCTTGTGCAACTGCCGAAGCGCGGATTTGGCAGAAAACGGGGGCACAAAAATGGGGAGGTGCGTCGGACGAAGTCACAGGAGAAGCGATCGCTTCCCACTACTCCCAACCCAGAACAAGATAAATTCCCCGTCGGTAAAAAGTAG
- a CDS encoding GspE/PulE family protein → MQTSPPASSAWQRLKNREINCEEALKLLVDEQGTLHLALLDREVSYRFFREFPDRKFLPPVVPLLLWRNCYYLGSPMALSLEAIRELSDRTFTDIKIIPIADKSYRTWYHTQNLDPKRISSTPLVNPLTGEQEQENISETTELYLSKAVDQIGRLKTLISGALRNRASDIHMEPAPEGLRVRYRIDGVLRDITTLPVDVSRKVIVALKVMSEIDIAESRRPQDGRIGEKYASGEELELGMDMRVSTLPCVGGEKAVIRLLPRKNPFSKIQNLGFTPTTLETYKTWLEQPQGMIILTGPTGSGKTSTLYTSLQSVAREHVNVVTVEDPVEYILPRITQTQVNEAAGMTFAAGLRSILRQDPDIIMVGEIRDHETAETAVRAALTGHLVFTTLHTNDAPGAIPRIKDIGPDPGLISDALLGIVAQRLVRRVCPHCAAPYKPTEKDLQVLSLEPTQANLTTWRKGKGCAKCFNSGYLGREAIVELLDIDDTVREIIYDGTMTQLNRYLREIKFFSFGMAAAEKVTNGITTVEEVLRVLPRSAFSRRKSMGGSRTEQFTPLGVR, encoded by the coding sequence ATGCAAACCTCCCCTCCTGCTTCATCCGCTTGGCAACGGCTGAAAAATCGTGAAATTAACTGTGAAGAAGCGCTAAAGCTCCTGGTAGACGAGCAAGGAACGCTCCACTTAGCTCTGTTGGATCGGGAAGTCAGTTACCGATTTTTTCGAGAATTTCCGGATAGAAAGTTTTTACCTCCAGTGGTTCCGCTGCTGCTGTGGCGAAACTGTTACTACCTGGGAAGTCCGATGGCTCTCTCTCTAGAGGCGATTAGAGAATTGAGCGATCGCACCTTTACCGACATCAAAATTATCCCGATTGCCGACAAGAGCTATCGCACCTGGTATCACACCCAAAACCTCGACCCCAAACGTATTTCCTCGACTCCCTTAGTGAATCCCCTCACGGGCGAGCAAGAGCAAGAAAACATCAGCGAAACGACTGAGCTATACCTCTCCAAAGCAGTTGACCAGATTGGACGGCTCAAAACCCTGATTTCCGGGGCATTGCGGAACCGCGCCAGCGATATCCACATGGAACCCGCGCCAGAAGGCTTGAGAGTCCGCTATCGCATTGATGGCGTCTTGCGGGACATTACCACTCTGCCCGTCGATGTCAGCCGCAAGGTCATCGTCGCCCTCAAAGTCATGTCTGAAATCGACATCGCCGAAAGCCGCCGCCCCCAGGATGGACGGATTGGAGAGAAATATGCTTCTGGCGAAGAATTAGAACTGGGAATGGATATGCGCGTCAGTACCCTTCCCTGTGTGGGTGGGGAAAAAGCGGTGATTCGCTTACTACCGCGCAAAAACCCCTTTTCTAAAATCCAAAACTTAGGATTCACTCCCACAACCCTCGAAACCTACAAAACCTGGTTGGAACAGCCCCAAGGGATGATTATCCTCACCGGACCGACAGGGAGCGGGAAAACCAGTACGCTGTACACCAGTCTGCAATCCGTCGCCAGGGAACACGTCAATGTGGTGACGGTAGAAGATCCGGTAGAGTACATTTTGCCCCGCATCACCCAAACCCAGGTAAATGAAGCGGCGGGAATGACCTTTGCGGCAGGCTTGAGATCAATTTTGCGCCAAGACCCGGATATCATCATGGTGGGAGAAATCCGCGACCACGAAACCGCAGAAACCGCAGTTCGAGCGGCGCTAACGGGTCACTTAGTTTTTACCACGCTGCACACGAACGATGCTCCTGGTGCGATTCCCAGAATCAAAGATATTGGCCCAGATCCTGGCTTAATTAGTGATGCTCTCTTGGGAATTGTGGCTCAGCGCTTGGTGCGCCGAGTCTGTCCTCACTGTGCAGCACCCTACAAGCCAACGGAGAAGGATTTGCAGGTACTGAGTTTGGAGCCAACTCAGGCAAATTTAACCACTTGGCGCAAGGGTAAGGGCTGCGCCAAGTGTTTCAATTCTGGTTATCTGGGGCGAGAGGCAATTGTCGAGTTGCTGGATATCGATGATACGGTGCGCGAAATTATCTATGACGGCACGATGACGCAGCTGAATCGCTACCTACGGGAAATCAAATTTTTCTCTTTCGGGATGGCAGCCGCAGAAAAGGTAACAAATGGGATCACAACGGTTGAGGAAGTGTTGCGCGTCCTACCCCGCAGTGCCTTCTCGCGCCGCAAGTCTATGGGCGGAAGCCGCACGGAACAGTTTACGCCGTTGGGGGTGAGATAG
- a CDS encoding DNA cytosine methyltransferase, whose protein sequence is MLRVASFFAGIGGFDLGFERAGMKAVFQCEIDPFCQKILKRHWPQVPIHEDITTLVPSTIPTADLWCAGWPCQDLSNANTERKGLTGQRSGLFYKFMELVGEVHPAWLVLENVPGLLSAEQGTALEAVIDTLETHGYLGGWLSCNALHTGIPHDRDRVFFIASFRSKRAYRIFTDSRELSGDSSSRKSRGTQTGSSVCEGTIPDSPLVVQRRGGFGYTLAKSICPTLRAQTGGHQGGHSDRPILCGEKLDVDRVGKVNGVSSRMDGRRGRLLGNAIVPAIAEWIGRKIIEVET, encoded by the coding sequence ATGCTGAGGGTTGCCTCGTTCTTTGCGGGCATTGGAGGGTTCGATCTAGGCTTTGAAAGAGCCGGAATGAAAGCTGTTTTCCAATGCGAAATTGACCCGTTTTGCCAAAAAATCTTAAAACGCCACTGGCCTCAAGTACCGATTCATGAAGACATCACAACCCTCGTTCCTTCAACTATCCCTACCGCTGACTTATGGTGTGCCGGATGGCCCTGTCAAGACCTCAGCAATGCCAACACAGAGAGAAAAGGACTTACAGGCCAACGCAGCGGACTCTTCTACAAATTTATGGAACTTGTCGGAGAAGTTCACCCAGCGTGGTTGGTCTTGGAAAATGTGCCGGGTTTGCTCTCGGCAGAGCAAGGAACCGCTCTTGAGGCAGTTATCGACACGCTCGAAACGCATGGGTATTTGGGGGGATGGCTATCGTGTAACGCTCTCCATACGGGCATACCCCACGACAGAGACCGAGTCTTCTTTATCGCAAGTTTTAGATCGAAACGTGCCTATCGAATCTTTACTGACAGCCGCGAATTGTCTGGGGATTCTTCGTCGCGAAAATCGAGGGGGACGCAAACTGGATCGAGTGTTTGTGAAGGCACTATCCCAGACTCTCCGCTTGTGGTACAACGTCGCGGCGGCTTCGGGTACACCTTGGCAAAAAGCATCTGCCCCACGTTACGTGCCCAAACTGGAGGACATCAAGGAGGTCATTCAGACAGACCAATTCTCTGTGGCGAGAAACTTGACGTGGACAGAGTGGGAAAAGTTAATGGGGTTTCCTCCCGGATGGACGGTCGTAGAGGGAGACTCCTTGGCAACGCTATCGTCCCTGCGATCGCAGAATGGATTGGAAGAAAAATTATAGAGGTCGAAACCTAG
- a CDS encoding Uma2 family endonuclease produces the protein MVTSIISKEYSLKDWMLNPPDNTEWVDGELVEKNGVTLKHSRIQLKLGSYWRIYKDSSGQGGEVYTEVPCRTNQQGRSPDVAYLTAELINQFGEPAVFPRSFPLIAEIVSPTDIAEDVIAKSQEYLQSGAEEVWLVFPDNLWIIVVTQNQRLVFISGEIASTQVVLQGFSVAVDELLG, from the coding sequence ATGGTAACTTCTATTATCTCAAAGGAATACTCACTAAAAGATTGGATGCTCAATCCCCCAGATAATACAGAGTGGGTGGATGGAGAATTGGTGGAGAAAAACGGAGTGACACTCAAGCATAGTCGGATTCAGTTAAAACTAGGCTCTTACTGGAGAATTTACAAAGACTCCAGCGGACAAGGGGGAGAAGTTTATACAGAGGTTCCTTGCCGCACTAATCAGCAGGGACGTTCTCCGGATGTTGCTTATCTGACAGCAGAACTAATTAACCAGTTTGGAGAACCTGCTGTATTTCCCAGGAGTTTCCCGCTAATTGCTGAGATTGTTTCGCCTACGGATATTGCTGAAGATGTAATTGCTAAATCTCAAGAATATTTACAATCTGGTGCTGAGGAAGTTTGGCTAGTGTTTCCTGATAATCTTTGGATTATTGTAGTGACTCAAAATCAACGACTTGTATTTATTTCTGGCGAAATTGCTAGCACTCAAGTTGTGCTACAAGGCTTTAGCGTGGCAGTCGATGAATTATTGGGGTGA
- a CDS encoding efflux RND transporter periplasmic adaptor subunit, whose protein sequence is MDEAPKKIEVNELDELDETWDGDEESSDDGWKRSRKKRGLSGWKGVALGLGLGIALTAGGMKLLSQPKTAKKPDATQQAAPPSQSVTATVAQSAVVARTLTTSGTVEARELIPVLSQTTGLQIQRVLVDEGQTVEAGQVMAVLDNSVLQAQLDRGKAQLESSQAAVRQRQAALAQSRATLAEAQRNLQRYQQLAQAGAISRQELDARATTAATAREEVRLAQANINSAEAEVRSSAANLQQLQTQLGQTQVRAPASGIVTRPKVDDEIQQIARIGDVTSGSKPLFSIIRNGQLELEAQLPAIQLPQVKIGAPATITSDNDSRVRLQGRVREIAPLVNAQRREATVTIDLPQPSSGESLSLRPGMFARAAITTTTTTGVTVPAKAILPQPDGSAIVFLLSGEDTVQARKVELGEVASGDTREIKSGLKPGDRVVVAGAGYLKEGDKVRVVDSQ, encoded by the coding sequence ATGGACGAAGCCCCAAAAAAGATAGAAGTTAATGAATTAGATGAATTAGATGAAACCTGGGACGGTGACGAAGAATCCTCCGACGATGGCTGGAAGCGGAGCCGCAAAAAAAGAGGTCTGTCTGGTTGGAAGGGTGTGGCGCTTGGCTTAGGGCTAGGCATCGCCCTCACCGCAGGCGGAATGAAACTGCTTTCACAGCCTAAGACTGCGAAGAAGCCAGATGCCACGCAACAGGCAGCACCACCCAGCCAAAGTGTCACCGCAACTGTCGCCCAATCCGCCGTGGTTGCCCGCACGCTGACAACCAGCGGCACAGTAGAAGCCCGCGAACTCATCCCCGTTTTGTCCCAGACAACTGGCTTACAAATCCAGAGAGTTTTGGTGGACGAGGGGCAAACCGTGGAAGCCGGACAGGTAATGGCAGTTCTGGATAATTCCGTCCTACAAGCGCAACTCGATCGAGGGAAGGCACAGCTAGAATCAAGCCAAGCCGCTGTCCGGCAAAGACAAGCCGCTTTAGCGCAAAGCCGCGCCACCCTTGCAGAAGCCCAACGGAACCTCCAGCGTTATCAGCAACTGGCTCAGGCAGGCGCGATTAGTCGTCAAGAGCTAGATGCTCGTGCCACCACTGCCGCAACCGCTAGAGAAGAGGTTCGGCTTGCCCAAGCGAATATCAATAGTGCCGAAGCCGAGGTCAGGAGCAGTGCGGCAAATCTGCAACAACTGCAAACTCAGCTAGGGCAAACCCAGGTTCGCGCTCCGGCTAGCGGCATTGTTACCAGACCAAAAGTAGATGATGAAATTCAGCAAATAGCCCGGATTGGAGATGTCACTTCTGGCAGTAAACCGCTTTTTTCCATCATCCGTAACGGACAACTGGAACTAGAGGCACAACTTCCTGCGATCCAACTGCCGCAAGTAAAAATTGGGGCACCCGCCACGATTACCTCGGATAACGATAGCCGGGTTCGCTTGCAGGGGCGAGTCAGAGAAATTGCGCCCCTCGTGAACGCGCAAAGGCGTGAAGCAACCGTCACGATTGATCTGCCCCAACCTTCAAGTGGGGAAAGCTTGTCTTTACGACCGGGGATGTTTGCCCGTGCCGCAATTACGACTACTACGACAACTGGGGTAACGGTACCTGCCAAGGCGATACTCCCTCAGCCGGATGGTAGTGCAATTGTATTCCTGCTATCGGGTGAAGACACGGTTCAAGCTCGGAAGGTAGAACTAGGAGAAGTGGCGAGCGGTGACACCAGGGAGATTAAGAGCGGGTTAAAACCAGGCGATCGCGTCGTCGTCGCGGGTGCCGGATATCTCAAAGAAGGCGACAAAGTTCGAGTCGTCGATAGTCAATAG
- a CDS encoding helix-turn-helix transcriptional regulator: MGNANISGLRIKQARERLDWDQSELAAALSVDFQIKLDQSDISEIERQKRGVKDFELDAIARLLGVTPEWLLRGEEKSHE; this comes from the coding sequence ATGGGCAATGCAAATATTAGCGGCCTAAGAATTAAACAGGCTCGTGAAAGACTGGATTGGGATCAAAGCGAGTTGGCTGCTGCACTGTCTGTGGATTTTCAGATAAAGCTCGATCAGTCTGATATTTCTGAGATAGAGCGACAAAAGCGTGGAGTCAAAGACTTTGAGCTAGATGCGATCGCTCGTTTATTGGGCGTAACTCCCGAATGGCTGCTGCGTGGAGAGGAAAAATCTCATGAATGA
- a CDS encoding zinc-dependent alcohol dehydrogenase family protein encodes MKAVLMTAAGTPEVLQLQEVPNPTIEQDTEILVRLRAAGINPIDTKLRQRGTFYPDQMPAILGCDGAGVVEAVGSGVQRFKVGDEVYFCAGGLGAKLGNYAQMAVVDERFVAKKPASISFAEAAAAPLVLITAWEALFERGRLEPKERVLIHAGAGGVGHVAIQLAKLKGAEVCTTVSSQDKADFVRELGADEVIFYQQTDFVQAVLDWTGGEGVDLAFDTVGGETFYKTFPAVRVYSDLVTILEPDPTYSNWKIARSRNLRISFELMLTPALQGLLEAQQHHAEILEQCATWIDEGSLKIHLAKTFPLEAAAAAHQLLEAGSITGKIALVMEGE; translated from the coding sequence ATGAAAGCAGTTTTGATGACAGCAGCTGGCACACCGGAAGTCTTGCAACTTCAGGAAGTCCCAAACCCGACGATTGAACAAGACACAGAAATCCTCGTCCGTCTTCGGGCGGCGGGAATCAACCCGATTGACACTAAATTGCGGCAGCGGGGTACCTTCTACCCAGACCAAATGCCCGCTATTTTAGGCTGTGATGGGGCGGGAGTCGTGGAAGCAGTCGGTTCTGGCGTCCAGCGGTTTAAGGTTGGCGACGAAGTGTATTTCTGTGCGGGTGGATTGGGGGCAAAGCTGGGAAATTATGCTCAAATGGCGGTTGTCGATGAGCGATTTGTTGCCAAGAAACCCGCCTCTATAAGCTTTGCAGAAGCCGCCGCTGCCCCTCTGGTTCTGATTACCGCTTGGGAAGCTTTATTTGAAAGGGGGCGGCTAGAACCCAAGGAACGGGTGCTGATTCACGCGGGTGCTGGCGGTGTCGGTCACGTCGCCATTCAACTAGCTAAGCTAAAAGGTGCGGAAGTTTGTACCACCGTTAGTTCTCAGGACAAGGCTGATTTTGTCCGCGAATTAGGTGCCGATGAGGTAATTTTTTATCAGCAAACTGACTTTGTACAGGCGGTTCTAGATTGGACTGGAGGAGAGGGCGTAGACTTAGCCTTTGATACGGTGGGCGGGGAAACCTTCTATAAAACGTTCCCCGCCGTGCGGGTTTATAGCGATCTGGTGACGATTCTGGAGCCAGACCCCACTTACTCTAATTGGAAGATTGCGCGATCGCGCAATCTCCGGATTAGCTTTGAATTGATGCTAACCCCTGCATTGCAAGGACTTCTGGAAGCTCAACAGCATCACGCAGAAATTTTAGAACAGTGTGCAACCTGGATTGATGAAGGTTCGCTGAAAATTCACCTCGCCAAAACCTTCCCCCTCGAAGCCGCCGCCGCCGCCCACCAACTGTTAGAAGCCGGATCGATTACAGGTAAAATCGCCTTGGTGATGGAGGGTGAATAA
- a CDS encoding HNH endonuclease signature motif containing protein, with protein sequence MNEGEVPNEAQLPQLPSQNPEQTFQQVEREEWLRDACTGFVTTKPANRNYYRLVLETLWPPGHGIPGPVVPLSRLRRVIDDFRGVGEPYQDVPRRIRELQGEEGFLGIVRFGSGKTTRYQLVSLEISAKREQRVKLSNDVWQRVLSKYQNCCAVCARKPPIVRLDQDHKVPRLRGGGNEEDNWQPLCAECNNFKSTACRGCQLNCLQCPWAFPESFSPIKMLSTDIQRVKKLAIRNEVSPDTLLIEIIDRYFEDQS encoded by the coding sequence ATGAATGAAGGGGAAGTTCCTAATGAAGCGCAACTACCTCAGTTACCCTCTCAAAACCCAGAGCAAACGTTTCAACAGGTTGAGCGTGAAGAATGGCTTAGAGATGCCTGTACTGGGTTTGTTACCACCAAGCCAGCCAATAGAAATTACTACAGACTGGTACTAGAAACATTATGGCCTCCTGGGCATGGCATACCAGGGCCAGTTGTTCCTTTATCGCGTTTACGTCGAGTGATAGATGATTTCAGAGGAGTAGGCGAACCCTATCAAGATGTACCCAGACGGATACGAGAGTTGCAAGGGGAAGAAGGCTTCTTGGGGATAGTTAGATTTGGTAGTGGAAAGACAACCAGGTATCAGTTAGTCAGCTTAGAAATCAGTGCTAAACGGGAACAGAGAGTAAAACTTAGTAACGATGTTTGGCAAAGAGTTCTGAGCAAATACCAAAATTGTTGTGCAGTTTGTGCTAGAAAACCCCCAATTGTAAGGCTCGATCAAGATCATAAAGTTCCGCGTCTTAGGGGCGGAGGTAATGAAGAGGATAACTGGCAACCTCTTTGTGCAGAGTGCAATAACTTTAAAAGTACTGCTTGTCGTGGCTGCCAGCTTAACTGTTTACAGTGTCCTTGGGCATTTCCTGAAAGTTTTTCTCCGATTAAAATGTTGTCAACAGATATTCAAAGAGTGAAGAAACTGGCTATCCGAAATGAAGTCAGTCCAGATACTTTATTAATCGAAATTATTGATAGGTACTTTGAAGACCAAAGTTAA